A section of the Pelagicoccus albus genome encodes:
- a CDS encoding MFS transporter has product MQKSAPLSYSYRLIGSQGLNALGDHIAKITASALVAALFPERQAAVWVGVISALYVLPYIFLAPVAGKLTGRFSKSAVVRGSLLLQAAATAGLGFSAIQGSFGGVIASLALVACQSSLLAPSRNALLKDLCGTERLGQMMGLLGLAGVGATLVGLAVGGWSFDQLWKLLGDPWQATAIAGAASSLFALFAYGAVSRIDSNSETEVEKDSSFIAAARELFARPVLRWTSLGLAWFYGVGAMLIMILLQDSRLDHGQSVGSASQGGGMAALLGFGVAAGSGLAAYLCRRRIEVGLSFLGVVLLSVFIPLTALFWDNDGMVSAGVLILGLAGGLFSAPLNALFVASARDDARVTSIAANNLLINVVSGAFVLIASAMGYMGWSPQAQLWIVAGTSVVVTAAMTVLVPESLVRLVLMAACKVFYSLKPRYTEKLPREGGTLLVSNHVSYADALLIWASSPRPVQFVGTDELLKYPLMKWVYRKFNVIPVSPRRAKDAVSKTVDALKAGGVVCLFPEGALTRTGMVMPFKKGAELIARLAQVPVVPLAIDGMWGSVFSFSDKPFRYRWGQPLRRQVSLAFGDAVKFDQASVESLREAVLDLSQDGFSNRRKLEKSLAYLSLKVLARKPFSTKMVDRSLGSKRFRNYQLSVAALGVSRYLIKDCPAARVGVLLPPFFCRELCWLNCIRWLNSEGAGKRPCYTQAGVLRSRKGFL; this is encoded by the coding sequence ATGCAAAAATCTGCTCCTCTCTCTTACTCTTACCGGCTGATCGGTTCCCAGGGCTTGAATGCCTTGGGCGACCACATCGCTAAAATCACCGCCTCCGCTTTGGTGGCGGCCTTGTTTCCGGAGCGTCAGGCTGCGGTTTGGGTAGGCGTTATTTCCGCCCTATATGTGCTGCCTTATATTTTTCTCGCTCCAGTGGCAGGAAAGCTGACGGGCCGCTTTTCCAAGTCGGCCGTGGTGCGGGGCAGTTTATTGCTGCAAGCGGCGGCGACAGCTGGCTTGGGCTTCAGCGCAATTCAGGGCTCATTCGGCGGGGTGATCGCCTCGCTCGCTTTGGTTGCCTGCCAATCCAGTCTTCTCGCTCCTTCTCGCAACGCGCTTTTGAAGGACCTTTGCGGAACTGAAAGGCTTGGGCAAATGATGGGGCTGCTGGGCCTTGCGGGCGTAGGTGCGACATTGGTGGGGCTTGCAGTGGGTGGATGGTCCTTTGACCAACTCTGGAAGCTGCTGGGAGACCCTTGGCAAGCGACCGCCATCGCCGGAGCGGCTTCGAGTCTCTTTGCGCTTTTTGCTTACGGGGCAGTGTCGCGCATCGACTCCAATTCTGAAACGGAAGTCGAAAAGGACAGCTCGTTTATCGCTGCGGCTCGCGAGCTTTTCGCTCGGCCTGTCCTGAGATGGACCTCCCTCGGCTTGGCTTGGTTTTACGGAGTGGGGGCCATGTTGATCATGATCTTGCTGCAAGATAGCCGCCTTGATCATGGTCAATCAGTTGGATCTGCCAGCCAAGGTGGAGGAATGGCGGCTTTACTCGGATTTGGAGTCGCTGCTGGAAGCGGCCTTGCCGCCTACCTTTGTAGACGCCGCATCGAAGTCGGGCTATCGTTTTTGGGGGTTGTCCTTTTGAGCGTGTTCATTCCTTTGACTGCTTTGTTCTGGGACAACGATGGGATGGTTTCGGCCGGTGTTTTAATCCTCGGTTTGGCGGGAGGACTTTTTTCCGCTCCCTTGAACGCCTTGTTCGTTGCTTCCGCTCGCGACGACGCTCGCGTGACATCGATCGCGGCCAACAACCTGCTGATCAATGTCGTTTCAGGAGCCTTCGTTTTGATCGCGTCGGCAATGGGATATATGGGCTGGAGTCCGCAGGCTCAGCTTTGGATCGTGGCGGGAACCAGTGTCGTAGTAACCGCGGCGATGACTGTTTTGGTGCCGGAGAGCCTGGTTCGCTTAGTCCTCATGGCTGCGTGCAAAGTCTTCTATTCCCTGAAGCCGAGATACACCGAAAAACTTCCGAGAGAAGGCGGTACGCTTTTAGTATCCAATCATGTTAGCTACGCGGATGCATTGCTGATTTGGGCAAGCTCACCTCGCCCAGTACAGTTCGTCGGCACGGATGAGCTTTTGAAATATCCTCTGATGAAGTGGGTGTATCGGAAGTTCAACGTCATCCCGGTTTCGCCGCGTAGAGCCAAGGATGCGGTTAGCAAAACGGTCGACGCCTTGAAGGCGGGTGGTGTGGTTTGCCTTTTCCCGGAGGGAGCTTTGACGCGCACTGGCATGGTGATGCCCTTCAAGAAAGGGGCCGAACTCATTGCTCGATTGGCACAGGTACCGGTTGTTCCCTTGGCGATCGACGGGATGTGGGGATCTGTATTCAGCTTCTCTGACAAGCCGTTTCGCTATCGTTGGGGGCAGCCTTTGCGTCGTCAGGTATCGCTTGCCTTCGGGGATGCTGTGAAGTTTGATCAAGCGTCGGTAGAGAGTTTGCGCGAAGCGGTGTTGGACCTGTCGCAGGATGGTTTTTCAAATCGCAGGAAGCTGGAAAAGTCTTTGGCCTATCTCAGTTTGAAAGTACTGGCCCGGAAACCATTTTCGACAAAGATGGTCGACCGATCCTTGGGATCGAAACGTTTTCGTAATTACCAACTATCGGTGGCAGCTTTGGGCGTCTCGAGGTACCTAATCAAAGATTGTCCGGCGGCGAGAGTGGGAGTGCTTTTGCCGCCATTCTTTTGCCGGGAGCTCTGTTGGCTAAATTGTATTCGGTGGCTGAATTCGGAGGGGGCAGGGAAGCGACCCTGTTATACTCAAGCGGGAGTTCTGCGGAGCCGAAAGGGATTCCTCTGA
- a CDS encoding CopG family transcriptional regulator, translating into MAAKKGVESSPLTFDLKADLISVLDKYQKQLGVSKSEIIRHAIAGFDYAGFAPAVEDHRQISVRLPLAQKKDLVKLAKAKKVSIGELLRAALEKLPTVPSKSGIEKAPKPAKKVAKKAAKKATKKVAKKAAKKAVKKAPAKKAAKKVVKKAVKKAVKKAPAKKVVKKAAKKAPAKKVAKVAKKAVKKVAKKKAAKKKKK; encoded by the coding sequence ATGGCCGCTAAAAAAGGCGTTGAGAGTTCTCCTCTCACATTCGATCTGAAGGCAGACCTCATCTCTGTCCTCGATAAATATCAAAAGCAGCTCGGCGTATCCAAAAGCGAAATTATTCGCCATGCGATCGCTGGCTTCGATTACGCTGGGTTTGCTCCAGCAGTAGAAGACCACCGCCAGATCTCGGTACGTCTTCCACTCGCACAGAAGAAAGATCTCGTGAAGCTCGCCAAGGCCAAGAAGGTAAGCATCGGTGAACTGCTCCGCGCAGCTCTCGAAAAATTGCCAACTGTTCCTAGCAAGTCTGGAATCGAAAAAGCTCCAAAGCCTGCCAAGAAGGTTGCTAAGAAAGCTGCGAAAAAGGCGACTAAGAAGGTAGCCAAGAAAGCAGCTAAAAAGGCCGTCAAGAAGGCACCTGCTAAGAAGGCTGCTAAGAAGGTAGTCAAGAAAGCTGTGAAAAAGGCAGTGAAGAAGGCACCTGCCAAGAAGGTTGTTAAGAAAGCAGCCAAGAAGGCACCTGCCAAGAAGGTGGCTAAGGTAGCCAAGAAAGCAGTTAAGAAGGTAGCCAAGAAGAAGGCGGCTAAGAAAAAGAAGAAGTAA
- a CDS encoding phosphate--AMP phosphotransferase, producing MSENTTDSDAHTSTKAQLKELSQKLGVVQREAGSLGIPSLVIVEGLDASMKGRLLNEVLLEIDSRSFRVYSTHAGQQDPRRYPLLHRFWNNTPAKGKIQFYDRGPYYLVLDSWAEGKLHEDELPSYWEDIVNFERQLHDSGVKIVKLFLNVSKKTQAKRFRKLEDNPKTAWRVTPKDWRRHRQYRSYLETAKQGMEATNRDYASWHTIDTENFKTALVDVYNHIIDTLENAIEEQRALLALPKEERNWVTYQGHNYLADTQFEEPMDRQLYKKTLKQRQEKIHELVHEIHSHELPVVIAFCGWDAAGKGGCIKRLVQSIDPRGYDVNPVAAPNQVELSHHYLWRFWKEMPPRGKIAIFDRSWYGRVLVERVEALCSNDDWQRAYREMNQMEEHLAKFGTTILKFWLHIDKDTQLERFEARQTDPLKNWKITDEDWRNREKWERYEESVNEMIEKTNTDYAPWKIIPANCKMRARLEVLDTVISSLKKAIKRARKAAL from the coding sequence ATGTCTGAAAATACAACCGACTCCGACGCCCACACTTCCACCAAAGCTCAACTGAAAGAACTTTCTCAAAAGCTGGGAGTTGTGCAGCGAGAGGCGGGCAGCCTAGGCATTCCCTCCCTAGTGATCGTGGAGGGCTTGGATGCGTCGATGAAAGGACGGCTGCTAAACGAAGTGCTTCTGGAGATCGATAGCCGCTCGTTCCGCGTCTACTCGACTCACGCAGGACAACAGGATCCTCGGCGTTATCCGCTCTTGCACCGATTCTGGAACAACACCCCCGCAAAAGGGAAAATCCAATTCTACGACCGCGGCCCCTACTACCTCGTACTGGATTCCTGGGCAGAGGGAAAACTCCACGAAGACGAATTGCCAAGCTACTGGGAAGACATCGTTAACTTCGAACGGCAGCTCCACGACAGTGGAGTAAAGATCGTGAAGCTCTTCCTCAACGTATCCAAAAAGACGCAGGCCAAGCGTTTCCGGAAGCTGGAAGACAACCCCAAAACAGCCTGGCGTGTCACCCCCAAGGACTGGCGCCGCCATCGCCAATACCGCTCCTATCTGGAGACAGCAAAGCAAGGGATGGAAGCCACCAACCGCGACTACGCCAGCTGGCACACCATCGATACCGAAAATTTCAAAACGGCCCTAGTCGACGTTTACAACCACATCATCGATACGCTTGAGAACGCGATCGAAGAGCAAAGAGCCCTCCTCGCCCTGCCAAAAGAGGAGAGAAATTGGGTGACGTATCAGGGGCATAACTACCTTGCCGATACCCAATTCGAAGAGCCGATGGACCGTCAGCTCTACAAAAAGACCTTGAAGCAGCGGCAGGAAAAAATCCATGAGCTCGTGCATGAGATCCACAGCCACGAGCTCCCTGTCGTCATCGCTTTTTGCGGATGGGACGCCGCCGGGAAAGGGGGATGCATTAAACGTCTCGTCCAGAGTATCGACCCGCGTGGCTACGACGTAAATCCAGTCGCCGCGCCCAATCAAGTCGAGCTAAGCCATCACTACCTCTGGCGTTTCTGGAAAGAAATGCCACCCCGTGGAAAGATCGCAATATTCGACCGCTCCTGGTACGGCCGCGTATTGGTGGAGCGAGTTGAGGCCCTCTGCTCGAATGACGATTGGCAGCGCGCCTACCGCGAGATGAACCAGATGGAAGAACATCTCGCAAAATTCGGTACTACCATCCTCAAGTTCTGGCTCCATATCGACAAAGATACTCAGCTGGAGCGTTTCGAAGCCCGCCAAACGGATCCGCTGAAGAATTGGAAGATCACCGATGAAGATTGGCGAAATCGGGAGAAATGGGAACGCTACGAAGAGTCGGTCAACGAGATGATCGAGAAGACGAATACCGATTACGCTCCTTGGAAAATCATTCCCGCCAACTGCAAGATGAGAGCCCGTCTTGAAGTACTCGATACCGTTATCAGTTCACTTAAGAAAGCAATCAAGCGAGCACGTAAAGCAGCTTTGTAA
- a CDS encoding sigma-54-dependent transcriptional regulator — translation MPQKIFVRDHWPLAQKLAEVVYCNPFEESRWQLERECLGEDYQERYRYVAPGGAEELLAPNLKKLLAMALEFMEAARSKLAKARQVDEGERVVYENLVHFVVYHEFMQKYDRLIEGALAGKPVPGGVSFFYEYRDRQRYFLSVHAATRFSPEQEGLYFALYFQLRRAWLNIYRYLVGGSEAICALRSRIWGSCFTHDMRRYQRSLYNRMSDIVTLITGPSGTGKELVARAVGMSRFVPFDIKTGRFAVDFSEAFYPLNLSALSPTLIESELFGHRKGAFTGALQDREGYFEKCGAFGTVFLDEIGETDASIQVKLLRVLQTRQFQRLGDTALRPFVGKIMAATNRDLPDEIAAGSFREDFYFRLCADRIRTPSLSEVLSGSGAEIGTLVRHIALKVAGPVDAESLAEESIGWIKQNLGSAYQWPGNFRELEQCVRNIMIHGRYEAEDLGLSRVDADRVKEAAGEKLTANQLLSRYAQEIYRRGGSYEETARVLQVDRRTAKRYVLGVD, via the coding sequence ATGCCGCAAAAGATATTTGTCCGTGATCATTGGCCACTTGCTCAGAAACTGGCTGAAGTGGTTTATTGTAATCCCTTTGAAGAGTCTCGATGGCAACTGGAGCGGGAGTGCTTGGGGGAGGACTATCAGGAACGGTATCGTTACGTCGCTCCTGGCGGGGCGGAAGAGTTGTTGGCCCCGAATTTAAAGAAGCTCTTGGCTATGGCGCTCGAGTTCATGGAAGCTGCCCGGTCCAAGCTCGCCAAAGCTAGGCAGGTGGATGAAGGGGAGCGAGTGGTCTACGAAAACCTTGTACACTTCGTGGTTTATCACGAGTTCATGCAGAAGTACGACCGTCTTATCGAAGGCGCTCTTGCGGGAAAGCCAGTGCCTGGCGGCGTCTCCTTTTTCTACGAGTATCGGGACCGCCAGCGGTATTTTCTGAGCGTGCACGCGGCCACCCGCTTTTCGCCTGAGCAGGAGGGATTGTATTTTGCGCTCTACTTTCAGTTGAGACGGGCGTGGCTGAATATCTACCGGTATCTGGTGGGTGGCTCCGAGGCGATCTGCGCCCTGCGAAGCCGAATCTGGGGCAGTTGTTTTACCCACGACATGCGCCGCTACCAACGCTCGCTCTACAATCGGATGAGCGATATCGTGACCTTGATAACGGGTCCATCGGGCACGGGCAAGGAGTTGGTGGCTCGGGCGGTAGGCATGTCCCGATTCGTTCCCTTCGATATCAAGACGGGGCGTTTTGCGGTCGATTTCTCGGAAGCGTTTTATCCGCTCAACCTTTCGGCACTCTCTCCCACATTGATCGAGTCCGAGCTTTTCGGGCATCGCAAAGGAGCCTTCACGGGAGCCTTGCAGGATCGGGAAGGCTACTTCGAGAAATGCGGAGCGTTTGGTACCGTCTTCTTGGATGAGATAGGAGAGACGGATGCGTCCATTCAGGTTAAGCTGCTGAGGGTGCTGCAGACTCGGCAATTCCAGAGGCTCGGCGACACCGCGCTGAGGCCTTTCGTCGGAAAGATTATGGCCGCTACGAACCGGGATTTGCCGGATGAGATCGCCGCCGGGTCCTTCCGTGAAGACTTCTATTTCCGCCTTTGCGCGGATCGGATTCGGACTCCATCTCTTAGCGAAGTGCTTTCAGGGAGTGGGGCGGAGATAGGAACTCTGGTCCGCCATATCGCCCTCAAAGTGGCTGGTCCCGTGGACGCGGAATCGCTGGCAGAGGAGTCGATTGGCTGGATAAAGCAAAACCTTGGTTCGGCCTACCAGTGGCCCGGCAACTTCCGAGAGCTCGAGCAATGCGTGCGTAACATTATGATTCACGGTCGCTACGAGGCGGAGGATCTCGGTTTGAGCCGAGTGGACGCGGATCGCGTCAAAGAGGCGGCAGGAGAAAAATTGACCGCGAATCAATTGCTGAGCCGCTACGCCCAGGAAATCTACAGACGAGGCGGGAGTTATGAAGAGACCGCTCGCGTTCTCCAAGTCGACAGAAGGACTGCGAAACGCTATGTTTTGGGAGTCGATTGA
- a CDS encoding AMP-binding protein: MAEFGGGREATLLYSSGSSAEPKGIPLSHRNLVANVSQLSGCYLMRSSDRLLANLPLFHSFGLTGGFWLPILNGMQVVTTWSPLQAKDNLMAIREESVSVMIGTPTFLRPYLKKASSEDLKSLRLVVAGAEKLPSDLAEQWKRRFGISILEGYGMTECAPVISANCLRSDALKGRYALAQNGSKQGSAGLPLPGIRIRIVNPENKSEIAKPGSGGLILVKGPNIFCGYLEPSSEVRFTQDGWLDTGDLGRIDDEGFLWIEGRLSRFSKIGGEMVSHTAVEEAIVEAYPEIGESEVPSLFVGSRACGKKGESLVLLTTRSCDGVELSKRLRNQGLPNLWIPQHLVEVGSLPLLGSGKLDLKACSALCGDDSPAQQLQVGAA, from the coding sequence GTGGCTGAATTCGGAGGGGGCAGGGAAGCGACCCTGTTATACTCAAGCGGGAGTTCTGCGGAGCCGAAAGGGATTCCTCTGAGCCATCGAAATCTAGTGGCCAACGTGTCGCAACTTTCTGGATGCTACTTGATGCGTTCTTCGGATCGGCTCCTGGCCAATCTGCCTTTGTTTCACAGCTTCGGACTGACGGGAGGATTTTGGCTGCCAATTTTGAATGGAATGCAGGTCGTTACTACGTGGTCGCCTTTGCAAGCGAAAGATAATCTCATGGCGATACGTGAGGAGTCGGTAAGCGTGATGATCGGCACGCCGACTTTTCTCAGGCCTTATCTTAAAAAGGCATCGAGTGAAGACTTGAAGAGCTTGCGGCTGGTGGTGGCGGGAGCGGAGAAGCTGCCATCGGATTTAGCGGAGCAATGGAAACGCCGTTTTGGAATCAGCATTCTGGAGGGTTATGGAATGACCGAGTGCGCTCCGGTAATCTCTGCCAATTGTTTGCGAAGCGATGCGCTCAAGGGACGTTATGCCTTGGCGCAGAATGGCAGTAAACAGGGGTCGGCAGGTCTTCCCTTGCCGGGAATCCGTATACGTATTGTGAATCCGGAGAATAAATCGGAAATCGCCAAACCAGGTAGTGGCGGACTGATACTTGTGAAGGGACCGAATATTTTCTGCGGCTATTTAGAGCCGAGCTCGGAAGTTCGTTTTACGCAAGATGGGTGGCTGGATACGGGTGATTTGGGACGTATCGACGATGAGGGCTTTCTTTGGATCGAGGGACGTCTCTCACGGTTTTCAAAGATCGGTGGCGAGATGGTCTCCCACACAGCGGTAGAGGAAGCCATAGTAGAAGCGTATCCAGAAATTGGAGAAAGCGAGGTCCCTTCCTTGTTCGTCGGGTCTCGAGCTTGCGGCAAAAAGGGAGAGTCCTTGGTCCTCTTGACCACTCGGTCTTGTGACGGTGTTGAACTCTCAAAACGCTTGCGAAACCAAGGTTTGCCCAACTTGTGGATTCCTCAGCACCTTGTCGAAGTGGGCAGCTTACCCCTGCTAGGTTCGGGTAAGCTCGATTTGAAAGCCTGCTCAGCCTTGTGCGGTGATGACTCGCCGGCCCAGCAGCTACAAGTGGGAGCAGCTTGA
- a CDS encoding ABC transporter ATP-binding protein — protein sequence MATVELSKLLKVYPNRKGEDVRAVNQIELFIKDREFMVLVGPSGCGKSTSLRMIAGLEEISGGEIKIDGNVINEVAPKDRDIAMVFQNYALYPHMSVYENMAFGLKRRKLKKTEIERRVKEAAQILGIEDLLQRKPFALSGGQRQRVAVGRAIVRKPKVFLFDEPLSNLDAKMRVSTRAEISKLHARLAATMIYVTHDQVEAMTMGDRICVMNDGNIMQVAEPLEIYNQPANMFVASFIGSPPMNLVAGTITQEADALYFSADNSPLKVRLSNVLAEPAANYLNKPIVLGIRPEDIQDTRDLADYEPEHTAQVVVDVAEPMGNETILYLSSGQQSLIGRIRSDVLIRSNQSLSVRLDLSKAHLFNPDTQANISL from the coding sequence ATGGCTACCGTTGAATTAAGCAAACTGCTCAAGGTTTACCCAAACCGAAAAGGTGAAGATGTCAGGGCTGTTAACCAGATAGAGCTTTTCATCAAAGATCGTGAATTCATGGTGCTGGTCGGACCATCCGGATGCGGCAAGTCCACCAGCCTTCGCATGATCGCGGGATTGGAGGAAATCTCCGGCGGCGAGATCAAGATCGACGGAAATGTCATCAATGAAGTCGCTCCCAAAGATCGCGACATCGCTATGGTCTTTCAAAACTACGCCTTGTATCCACACATGAGCGTCTACGAAAACATGGCCTTCGGCTTGAAACGTCGTAAGTTAAAAAAGACGGAGATCGAGCGACGCGTAAAAGAGGCGGCCCAGATTCTCGGTATCGAAGATCTCTTACAGCGAAAGCCCTTCGCCCTTTCTGGCGGACAACGCCAACGCGTAGCTGTCGGACGGGCCATCGTTCGAAAACCCAAAGTGTTCCTTTTCGACGAGCCACTTTCAAATCTCGACGCGAAGATGCGAGTATCCACTCGAGCGGAAATCTCAAAGCTGCACGCCCGTTTGGCCGCTACCATGATTTACGTTACGCATGACCAAGTGGAAGCGATGACGATGGGAGATCGGATCTGCGTGATGAACGATGGCAATATCATGCAGGTGGCCGAGCCTCTGGAAATCTACAACCAGCCAGCCAACATGTTCGTCGCCAGTTTCATCGGTAGTCCGCCCATGAATCTTGTTGCAGGGACTATAACGCAGGAGGCGGATGCCCTCTACTTTTCCGCAGACAACTCTCCGCTCAAGGTGCGACTGAGCAACGTACTGGCAGAACCCGCTGCCAACTATCTGAACAAGCCTATCGTTTTGGGCATACGTCCAGAAGATATACAGGACACGCGAGACTTGGCTGACTACGAACCTGAACACACAGCTCAAGTAGTCGTCGACGTGGCAGAACCCATGGGCAACGAAACCATACTCTACCTTTCGTCAGGTCAGCAATCCCTCATCGGACGTATCAGGAGTGACGTCTTAATTCGATCCAACCAAAGTCTGTCTGTCCGGCTAGACCTGAGCAAAGCGCACCTGTTCAATCCGGATACGCAAGCGAACATATCCCTCTGA